In Calliopsis andreniformis isolate RMS-2024a chromosome 6, iyCalAndr_principal, whole genome shotgun sequence, a single genomic region encodes these proteins:
- the LOC143180046 gene encoding sodium/hydrogen exchanger 9B1: MRSAARPQEPEPEPEPQRTQTSNEDEDEDITCCHRITICHPLIRDILVTSPVFKRLGLRLTWANLFWIATSMGMVLLGWAVLYFLLDDVMLPKRDGFGLYVLVVFSYFLGWSLYYIPWLNLPPVVGMLLAGVIVRNTGLYDIHEELGVANTSKIRTFCLTFIVMRAGLQLSTTSLRRHPLFIMIVAILPCTVELFVLAIIFKYILQYPWDWAFMTGAILACMSPVVTVNCVLALAEKGYGEDKGIASVLCTAACIDDVHVVSVFAVCYSIVFADEEARSAWWFFIPPGLRDFTLGIMLGVTLGTLFVFFPHRSYKYVIPHRMIFLALGSLLCTTSAANLAISGGGYLASLILSFIAITGWRILSTSFKTTPFRKAAYIIWHLMQPILVGVIGADIDFTDWSLSRFGLHLLCIFIGLLARSIVTFLTTFHTSFTWKERLFFVVAWLPKGTLQAALGPMAYERVRNEPDNENIELALDVVRVSVVAILFLAPIGAFSINTLGPILLNQVTAEKYERDRALSYLRILSLQPFQVPGENEQKLPISTGLTHTV, from the exons ATGCGTTCAGCAGCGCGTCCACAGGAACCAGAACCAGAACCAGAACCACAAAGAACACAGACGTCGAACGAGGATGAGGACGAAGATATTACGTGTTGCCATCGAATAACCATCTGTCATCCTCTAATACGCGATATCCTTGTAACGAGCCCTGTTTTCAAGCGCCTGGGGCTACGTCTGACATGGGCAAACTTGTTCTGGATAGCGACTAGCATGGGAATGGTGTTACTCGGCTGGGCGGTCTTGTATTTCCTCCTAGACGACGTGATGCTTCCGAAGAGAGACGGCTTCGGTCTGTACGTTCTCGTagtattttcttattttctcgGCTGGAGCCTGTATTATATCCCTTGGCTGAACCTGCCGCCGGTGGTTGGGATGCTGCTGGCTGGCGTAATCGTTCGAAATACCGGCCTCTACGATATTCACGAGGAGCTCGGCGTTGCTAACACATCCAAGATCAGAACATTCTGCCTGACCTTTATCGTGATGCGAGCAGGACTTCAACTGTCGACCACCAGCCTGCGAAGGCACCCTTTATTCATAATGATCGTGGCAATCCTACCCTGCACAGTCGAACTGTTTGTCCTGGCCATAATTTTCAAGTATATTCTACAGTATCCTTGGGACTGGGCCTTCATGACTGG AGCGATACTCGCCTGCATGTCGCCGGTCGTGACCGTGAACTGTGTCCTAGCTCTGGCGGAGAAAGGATACGGCGAAGACAAAGGGATTGCTAGCGTACTGTGCACCGCTGCCTGCATCGATGATGTACACGTTGTTTCAGTCTTTGCAGTTTGTTATTCGATTGTTTTTGCAGATG AGGAAGCTAGGTCTGCATGGTGGTTCTTCATACCTCCTGGTCTCCGAGACTTTACTCTAGGCATCATGCTAGGCGTAACCTTGGGAACCCTGTTCGTCTTTTTTCCTCATCGTAGTTAC AAATACGTAATTCCGCACCGCATGATCTTTCTGGCTCTTGGATCCTTGCTATGTACGACAAGTGCCGCAAATTTGGCCATCTCTGGCGGAGGGTACCTGGCTAGCCTTATTTTGTCTTTCATCGCTATCACGGGTTGGAGGATTTTGTCGACttcttttaaa ACAACTCCGTTTCGAAAAGCGGCCTACATCATCTGGCACCTGATGCAGCCAATCTTGGTAGGAGTTATTGGCGCAGATATCGACTTTACCGACTGGTCTTTATCTAGATTTGGATTGCACTTGCTCTGTATCTTCATAGGACTGTTG GCTCGATCGATTGTTACTTTTTTGACGACCTTTCATACCTCGTTTACATGGAAAGAACGATTGTTTTTCGTCGTAGCCTGGTTACCTAAAGGCACTCTGCAG GCGGCTCTTGGACCAATGGCTTACGAACGAGTTCGTAACGAACCAGATAATGAAAACATCGAACTTGCTTTGGACGTCGTAAGAGTGTCCGTGGTTGCTATTTTGTTCTTGGCACCAATCGGTGCCTTTAGCATCAACACTCTTGGACCAATTCTTCTGAATCAGGTAACCGCAGAAAAATATGAAAGAGATCGCGCATTGAGTTATCTAcgcattctcagtcttcaaccttttcAAGTGCCTGGCgaaaatgaacaaaaattgcCAATTTCCACTGGACTTACCCACACTGTTTAA
- the Nc2beta gene encoding negative cofactor 2beta, with protein sequence MASAAISPTEDDELTLPRASINKMIKEILPHVRVANESRELILNCCTEFIHLLSSEANEICNQQQKKTINAEHVLQALEKLGFGDYSAEAEAVLRDCKAVAAKRRRQSTRLENLGIPEEELLRQQQELFAKAREEQAVAEQQQWQQLQAVAQMASMQQADSEQEDYS encoded by the coding sequence ATGGCCTCGGCTGCAATATCACCCACCGAGGATGATGAGCTAACTCTCCCACGTGCATCGATCAATAAAATGATCAAGGAGATCCTGCCACACGTCCGCGTCGCGAACGAATCTCGGGAATTGATATTGAATTGTTGCACAGAGTTCATTCACTTACTTTCCTCTGAAGCGAACGAGATTTGTAATCAGCAACAGAAGAAAACTATAAATGCAGAGCATGTTCTTCAAGCGCTCGAGAAGCTCGGATTCGGTGACTATAGCGCGGAGGCGGAAGCAGTTTTACGAGATTGCAAAGCCGTCGCGGCGAAACGAAGACGTCAGAGTACGAGATTAGAAAACTTGGGGATTCCGGAGGAGGAACTTCTTAGACAGCAGCAAGAATTATTCGCGAAAGCAAGGGAAGAACAAGCAGTCGCTGAACAACAACAGTGGCAGCAATTGCAAGCAGTGGCGCAAATGGCCTCCATGCAACAAGCTGACAGCGAGCAGGAAGATTATTCGTAA
- the LOC143180047 gene encoding uncharacterized protein LOC143180047 — protein sequence MLTKIRSLTIYVTPILLCLCAGKHVESASGFVGTVSNLSVTALLDERYVENNDTYKFLRLNISWLPPNNTRLPSSYSVIVTGIQTEKDTNTLNCREKSIFYTVNNGRQQSVLLPTNNIFVDMPDFHIQPNCSYKVQVIANPRPKFLINPAEIVYTVPECIGHECACINAKLTLPIPNVNVIQRGNQIVINWNVTKNTPDVHFYIISIGVPLLLSNNGLTLYNMTRIGKVSAEKSMFFWDLRSNNQNIDIKDGYKVAVIAMNNHSCFGTEGYFIVHTASSDTKIWFIVTGLMIACILLGILSFLLCHNNHFFMMYYHNSRMRSVSKCKSQWVETLLQKHNILYVQYESEGDCKEETDKMQAPFKTVKLIDELGSGNFGNVYLGHLDDANNTLVAIKMSQETNMIPISDIRQQFIEEIEIMKKAGTHPHLVSLIGYCIQPNKPICILLEYMQGGDLLTYLHLKKKSQVDKVINNERTLKSLNISQMLYSNLSSTTSEKTNIYELKQYVPTYMNINNNYNKRETKNAEENWTHQIEKHQFLKFATEIAMGMEHLETKGIIHRDLAARNILLDANLTLKISDFGLSRNGIYVIKNDRKKRHLPIRWMSPETIQDRAFSSKSDVWSYGIVLWEIGTMGAFPYSNVSDDCLSRHIIGNGRLEQPDGVSLDIYKIMCSCWSMEPEDRPDFTQLLSELQVLTTSNSFTSVPNPSYGTAQLYHLLMMADIYK from the exons atgttAACGAAAATTCGATCGTTAACAATATACGTTACGCCTATTTTGCTCTGTTTATGTGCTGGGAAACATGTGGAAAGTGCAAGTGGATTTGTTGGTACTGTTAGTAATTTAAGTGTAACAGCATTGTTAGATGAAAGATATGTAGAAAACAATGACACATATAAATTCCTAAGGCTGAATATATCCTGGCTGCCTCCAAACAACACCAGACTGCCTTCCTCCTACAg TGTTATAGTTACTGGCATACAAACAGAGAAAGATACAAACACCCTAAATTGTCGAGAAAAGTCAATTTTTTATACAGTGAACAATGGTAGACAGCAAAGTGTGTTGTTACCTACAAACAACATATTTGTTGACATGCCAGATTTTCATATTCAACCAAACTGTTCTTATAAGGTACAAGTTATTGCAAATCCAAGaccaaaatttttaataaatccaGCTGAA ATTGTTTATACAGTTCCAGAATGCATAGGTCATGAATGTGCTTGTATTAATGCCAAATTGACGTTACCAATTCCAAATGTAAATGTAATTCAAAGAGGAAATCAAATAGTTATAAATTGGAATGTAACAAAGAATACTCCTGATgttcatttttatattattag TATTGGTGTGCCTCTACTATTATCAAACAATGGACTGACTCTGTATAACATGACAAGAATAGGAAAAGTATCTGCAGAGAAAAGTATGTTTTTTTGGGACCTGAGATCCAATAATCAAAACATAGACATAAAAGATGGATATAAagtagcagttatagctatgaATAATCATAGTTGTTTTGGTACAGAAGGATATTTTATCGTACACACTGCATCGTCTGATACAAAAATT TGGTTCATTGTAACAGGACTAATGATTGCTTGTATTTTACTTGGAATCTTAAGTTTTTTATtatgccataataaccatttcttTATGATGTATTATCATAATTCCCG GATGCGTTCAGTTTCCAAATGTAAGTCACAATGGGTGGAAACACTTTTACAAAAACATAATATTTTATATGTTCAATATGAATCTGAG GGTGACTGTAAAGAAGAAACAGATAAAATGCAAGCGCCATTCAAAACTGTCAAGTTGATAGATGAATTAGGTAGTGGAAATTTTGGCAATGTATATCTTGGCCATTTGGATGATGCAAATAATACTTTGGTGGCAATAAAAATGTCACAAGAAACAAATATGATCCCCATATCTGACATACGACAACAATTCATAGAAGAAATTGAAATAATGAAGAAGGCAGGAACTCATCCGCATTTAGTTAGTCTAATTGGTTATTGTATTCAACCTAACAAACCAATTTGTATTTTGCTTGAATATATGCAAGGTGGAGATTTGCTAACATATTTACACCTTAAAAAGAAATCTCAAGTGGACAAAGTTATCAATAATGAAAGAACTCTCAAAAGTTTGAACATTTCACAaa TGTTATATTCAAATCTGAGTTCTACCACATCTGAGAAAACAAATATTTACGAATTGAAACAATATGTTCCCACATACATGAACattaacaataattataataagagagAAACAAAAAATGCAGAAGAAAACTGGACTCATCAAATTGAAAAAcaccaatttttaaaatttgctaCAGAAATTGCCATGGGTATGGAACACTTGGAAACCAAAGGTATCATTCATAGAGATCTTGCAGCAAGAAATATTCTTCTTGATGCCAATTTAACTTTGAAG ATTTCTGATTTTGGACTTTCACGGAATGGAATATACGTAATCAAAAACGACAGAAAAAAACGTCATCTTCCCATAAGGTGGATGTCACCAGAAACTATACAGGACCGTGCCTTTTCTTCAAAGAGTGATGTGTGGTCATATGGAATCGTACTTTGGGAAATTGGCACTATGGGTGCTTTCCCTTATTCGAATGTGTCAGATGATTGTTTATCACGCCACATTATAGGCAATGGTCGTCTAGAACAACCAGATGGTGTTTCTCTAGATATCTACAAAATAATGTGCTCTTGTTGGAGCATGGAGCCTGAAGATAGACCAGATTTCACGCAGCTTCTTTCTGAATTACAAGTTTTAACCACTTCAAACTCCTTTACATCTGTCCCTAACCCTTCTTACG GAACTGCTCAGCTGTATCATTTGCTTATGATGGCGGATATTTATAAATAA
- the Rpl11 gene encoding ribosomal protein L11: MREVRIRKLCLNICVGESGDRLTRAAKVLEQLTGQQPVFSKARYTVRSFGIRRNEKIAVHCTVRGAKAEEILERGLKVREYELRKENFSDTGNFGFGIQEHIDLGIKYDPSIGIYGLDFYVVLGRPGFNVAHRRRKTGKVGFQHRLTKEDAMKWFQQKYDGIIIAGKK; the protein is encoded by the exons ATGCGTGAAGTTCGCATCCGTAAACTTTGTTTGAACATTTGTGTGGGTGAATCTGGTGATAGACTTACTCGTGCAGCAAAG GTATTAGAACAGTTAACTGGTCAACAACCAGTTTTCTCTAAAGCAAGATATACTGTTCGTTCCTTTGGAATCCGCCGTAATGAAAAGATTGCTGTACACTGTACAGTTCGCGGTGCTAAAGCAGAAGAAATTTTGGAACGTGGATTAAAG GTACGAGAATATGAATTAAGGAAAGAAAACTTCTCCGATACTGGAAACTTCGGTTTTGGTATTCAAGAACACATTGACTTAGGAATTAAATATGATCCCAGCATTGGTATTTATGGTTTGGACTTCTATGTTGTACTTGGACGACCAG GTTTTAACGTAGCTCACAGGAGAAGAAAAACTGGAAAAGTCGGTTTCCAACACAGACTTACCAAAGAAGATGCAATGAAATGGTTCCAGCAGAAATATGATGGTATCATTATAGCTGGAAAGAAGTAA